CAGGGTTGGGGCAGAAATtagcatttctaaatatttcagaaaagtcCAGAGAAGCGTTTCAAAGACTACGCAAACATGTCTTTCTGCATCAGTGAATAGGAGCGCTCATCAGAATTTCCTAACAACACCAAGGCTACCGCAAGTCCAGCCACTTGAGCAAATGTCAAAGGAATGGGAGGTGGACTGTCAGGTCCCCCTTAGAGCTTATGCTGGCTTTTTACTATATGCTGTTCACCAGTGTGAGGCAGGTGGACTTTTGTGAGAGAGAGTGTTCGGTGGCCAGGACCTCTTTTGGGCATGTCTTCCTAAGTGGAATACACAATAGATAAGGGAACAGGGGCGGTAATACAGGGAGGCTACTCTTTCCAGCTCAGAAGGAGTTGATGAAGCCCATATATGCATTCAAGAAGCCCATGGGATCCTCTAGCTGTGGATAGTGGCTAATGTGGTCATCCAGAATCGACACTGTGGACCGCGGCAGCGTTTTCCTAGTGGAAGAGAACAGCATGTAGGTGAActtgaggctggaggcaggggagggatcTAAGCCAGTGGGCAGCCCTCCTCGTACACGCCCCTGCAGACGCACCACACTGGAAAGAACCAACCAAGAGCTTATTCACCTGCTACTCTGGAATTGTAGCTTAGGCAGATAAACTTGCCAGTTCTATTTATGGCGTATACGGATGAGTTTTTCAATGTTTGTATTCACAACAGACAACAACTTGAAAATATAACATGTATGCAACACCTGTCAGAGCAGGATGACCTCCAGCTCCTTAGGGAAGTGTGAGCCACTCAGCAACTCACTGTCCAAGGAAAGATAGCAAAAGACCATGCTTAAATAACCTGAGGAGATGAGAGAGAGTATTTTGTTTAAACCTAAATGCAAGCCATTTACTCCTGGGCTGTTTCTCCCAGGCCATGGGAAGGTTGGGAACACTTAGGTGACACAGTCAGTCAAGAGCTCATATTCTGACACCTGCGGAGTACGGACCTAGAAAGAGTAACAAGCTGAGAAGGCCCTTTCCCACTGCTCGTCCCCCCTTGCAGCCTCCTTAGCTGAGGCTGATGAGTTCACTTTACAATCAGACTAAAGCaaacatttcttaaaacataTCCACTTCCATTCCTTGGTTCACATGATAGCTTTTTCTTACCTGTACCTCTCGGAATACGTAGTAACCATGATAGTGCACAGACTGTATAAACCCAGACTGCATAACTGAGTTTCTTGATCTCTACATTATGTGACAGTAAGATTCCCCAACTCATCCTTTTATTATGTGTTTCCTAGATGAACAGCCAAGAGGGCAGAGGCTAGAGCCGTAGCCCTTAGCAGGGCTGAGGGACGAGGACTGTTCACCACTGTCAGGATAAGGTTTGAGGGAAACAAAGACCCCTGAGGGAGACTCACCTGTACAGCTCCAAAAACTCTGGGTAGGGATTCACTGGATCCAAGGGCCCATAGATAAAATGAACtgggaaagggaggagaaatGAATTATTAACAGCTCTCACATCTATTCTCCTGCTCCCAACCAAAAATTAACcacccttccaaaaaaaaagattttctgtaaataattttttatagtaGAAAACCTAGCTTCTTTCAATAAGTTACAAAGAACTCGGGGGAATAAGCCTAAAACGTAGTCCATGTAGGACCTTTTCTTCTGTAAAGAGCCATTAATCTAGTCCCTCCTCCACTTCTTCTGTGCCCTGGGCCAAAAGGAATAAGAGCCTCGTTCCCAACATTCCTTCTTTAAGTCTCTCTCTTCAGTTATAACTGACCCTTGATACTGGAAATCGACCAGTGATATCTTGAGCACTAATTACTCTGTGTGAGATAGTgcactgaatttctttttaaatctgtaagAATGAAGACCCAAATGAGCAGAGACCACCTatagcctcttttttttcctgagctgagcattttatttatttatttatttatttttaactttttaaattcaagtgataggagttcccctcgtggctcagtagaaacgaatctgactagcatccatgaggacgcgggtttaatcactggccttgctcagtgggttaaggatccagcattgccgtgagctgtggtgtaggtcgcagacgtggctcagatcctgagttgctgtggctgtggcacaggtcggcggctatagctctgatttgacccttagcctggaaacctccatatgctgccctaaaaaaggcaaaaaaatctaaatcaactatagttgatttaattTATAGCCTCTTGATTAGTAATCTAAAGAACCTGCTGTCCCAGCATTTCAGCACTGAATATGCAGCCAGTGACAATGCACAGCACAGAAACTGGTCTTGACACATACTAATAACTCCGTTTGCAATAGGATCTCATGTTTATATACCTGCTCTACAACATAGGTCACTGGTGATCCAGATGTTGAGAGCAGGGAtgccagatttaaaaaaaaggatgaccCATTcgttacatttgaatttcaggtaaatgaTTTTTCAATATGTCTTAAATATTGCACACCATGTACTACTtatcctaaatatatatttgttgtttatctgaaatacaAATTTAGCTGGGTATTATGTATCTTTATTTGCTAAGCCTGGCAATTATTTTAACCCCATAGTCCCTCAGTTTTCCTGTCAAGAGGTAATAGCGAAATAACTCACTGGGAATAGATACAGAGGCCAGAGCTCCCACCCAGCGTCTTCTAAACTTCTTCCTCTGGTTGATGTACTGCAAGAGACTGTTCAACAGATTAAGTCAGCAAGAGTCAAACAAGAAAGTTCTGTCATAGGAATGCAAAGGCCTGACAGGAACCACAAGGAACACAATCTAGGTTTTCTTAATCCAGAAGCAGCATGGCACCCTGGGAAGGGCCCGCTTAACTTAGCGTTTCTGTCAACCTCTAGAATTCACCACCGTGTAGCTACAGCAGTGATCATGCCCACTGTCCGTGTAAGAATTAATGGTTGGTTGTGTTTCTTAAGCAGGGAATGAGATCTAGGAAGGCTGGCTGTTACTCTGGATTATGTATGACTGAAGTCTGGGTCTGAAGTTCTGATTCTGGCTCCATCACTAACTAGCTCTGTGACTCAAAAGTTGTTAATAACACACACAtcacctcagtttccccatctttagACTCAGAGGACTGAACTCTCTGACCTCTGAATTGACATCTACTTCTAAAACTCTCCGTGTAGAAGCTCATGGGCTTTTCATTCTCTGCATTTCATCTGACCAAAGATAAAACAGGATTCCTCTTCCTAGAGTGTAAGATGGCAGAGCCACATCTCAGAATTCAAACTCATGTATTCTAATTATTCTGCCTGGAAACTCCAggacatttatttttgtgaactTCAAATACTGCCTCTTAAAAAGGGTATTTACTTTTTTGAAAGTACAAGGGAATTTTAAAagagggtgttttgttttgtttttttaattttttacattaaaatgtctTCAAGGTTGCCTTGGGAGTTAGGGATGGGAGGGAGAAATGGCTCTCTTGCCCTCATAACTCCCAACAAAGCCATCAGTTAAAACCCTGGAAGCTACATTGACCCAGCTGGCAAAAAAGACAGGGCCGTATCTCCAGCAGCTAGGGATATACTAGGTCCCTCTGTGAAAGTGGCTGTGTTGTCATTTGAACCAAGGCATGGGAATTCTTTGCACAAGATGGAgaaatccggagttcctgtcatggtgcagtggaaacaaatccaactaggaaccatgaggtttcaggttcaatccctggccttgcttagtgggttaaggatccagtgtggccgtgagctgtggtgtaggtcacagatgtggctcagacgtggcactgctgtggccctggagtaggccagcagcaacagctccaattagacccctagcctgggaacctccatatgcagcaagtgtggccctaaaaaaaaaaaatttgagaaatccCTCTTCTCAGTCCCTGTTGctacagaaaaagatgaaaaaggaagtGATTTGTACTTTGAGAGAGGCACTGGGTGCCTTTCACAATTACGATTAGATATCATGCAGCTTTTACTACTGACAAAGATGGATTTACCGAAGTCAATTAGTTACAGACAGAATTAGCATTAGAATTTGCACCTGTTTATCCACCAAACTTTGTGCCAAATGGCTTAGGCTCGGAGCCCACTCTattctcaatttctttcttaGAAAGTACAGACTGTGACTTTTTGGGTTGCTCTGGTGGTTTGTCATAACCAAATCTTCCTGTGAGAGGAAGTGAGCCAGCAACAAACAGAATATATGATCCCACATCTTTCCGCACTTTCCAAAAAAAGCCTCTCTGGAAACCAAAGCAAAGGGCTATTCCTTACCTGTCGATGACCAAGTTCCCGTCATTGTTGCGTATTCCTGCCCACATGTCCCACAGCTCACTCTCAGAGGGTCGGGTGTACGGCCCAAAGACTGGGGTGAGACTGCATGagtcaaaaaagcagaaaaataagggTGAGAAGAACTCAGTACATCAAATATAATTGGAACCTCAGGTGGAGTATGTTCAACCCTTGACTGGTGCATAAATTCCTTCTACTTGCCTGGCAAGTAAGTGGTCAACACCTTTGAAACTTTAACCTTTCAAAGCCTTAGATTTGGCCCAGAATTTTAACCACAGCACCGTTTCACTACATTGTCCCCAGACCGAAGTGAATCAGTCTTTGACAATGACTTACCCCCGAGAGAACACGAAGAAGTTCATCAGTCGTGTGAGGATGGGTGACAGCACGCCTCCATCTTTGAGAAGCTGCAGGTGTACaggcaaaaaaaatcaagatgccaAAGACAGGAGACAACGAGCCAGGACAAAAGGTTTTATACTAGGGACTTAAAAAGGACATTAACCAAATCTACTGAAAGGGTTTGGTCACTGGCTTGTGGTTTTGTGTTTTGCCCACCTATGTTCTACGCTCATAAAAGACAAATCTGCTTCTGGTTCCCTTTCAGACTACATTCTGCACTTCACTGAACCCCAAAGACTTTTAGCTGATACATTCGAGTTTAGACTAGGATCCCAATTTGTTAAAACATCATGCTAATGACAGAAATCTTTAAATAGCTGTATTTCTCTAAATACTTGTTGGTGTCAATTTCAGAAGTAAGGCTTTGTTTGGCCACTTGTACCACTTTATTTGCATAAGAAGGAAAACATTAACTTCATTAACATAAATTTatgaggaaatgaattttaactacagcccaggacaGCAGGTACGGCCCTTGTAAAGGTCCCAGCATTATTTAAGTCAGTATACATCCTAAAAACTAAAGATCTAGTCAGTGGAGTAACCAACCTTTTGGAGAAGGAGGGGACGGTGAGTCTCAGGAAATATACCTTTAGTAAAAGAGACTTATGTTAGTCATTCACCAACAATTTTAGGCCAAACATAGGCCCATTATTTGAGACTTTTCACTCTGTTAGTCACCTTAGGGGCTTTTACTGCCAAAAACTGAATTATAGATAAAAAACTTAGTACCATCATTTATTACTTCTCCAGGGAATTCTGTGTTTACCAGGTCGAATTCTATCTCGCTGGGATTACTGTCCCCAttgtagaaaaaaaggaaagttgtaTCATGGTCATCACATGGCTGATGACTAGACCCTGACACCCCTAAGCATTTCTACCCATTCCTCAGAATATGTAGTGTCGTTAATGATTCAGgctgcaaaggaaaccagagattttttttttttttttcttcttacagccatacctgctgtgtgtggcaaatggaagttcccaggccaggggctgaatcagagctgcagttgaggcctatgctacagccacagaaataccagatcctagctgcatctgtgacctacactgtaacttgtggcaatgctggatccttaacccactgagcaaggccaggggtcaaacctgcatcctcacagagacaatgtcaggtccttaacccactgagccacaatgggaactctggaaaacatAGATTTCTTAGGAAGTGTAGCTCTTTAAAAaacccagaggagttccctggtggctcagtgggttaagcacccagggttgtcactgctgtggcatggattcagtcattggcgcaggaactcccacatgccagagtatggcaaaaaaaaaaaaaactagaatttttccgtttccattttttccccagagCCAATAGGAAAATGCTGTGAGTGATACCTACAAAGGAACAAACAGCCCTTAAGGTATTCAGGGGACACTTGGTTATGCATTGGATATTCACGGGTTTACAAGCCAGGCTCAATGGCAGGCAAAGAAGTATTTCTAAAAGGTCTAATCAAGGTATCACAAATTTCCAACTGAAACCTGGCATTGTTATGAACTGAGAGTTTATGAAACAAACCACAGTGGTATCAGAAGCACCTGTGACTTCATTGCACATGTCTGTAGAACCCACTGCAGTTGGTGCAGAGATTGGGAAATAGCATCTGCACTCCCCATTACTTTGAATCACAGTTGTTACCAGACCCACCACGAGATCTTTCTTGCTGGAAAATgtgttaaatacattttaaaagaagcacATCTTACTATAACAcagctttttattaatttatatcaaTATAATCAGTTTCCTTTATaatcttattttctctatttaaaaacatTACTCTGAGAATGGATCAGTAAATCCCATGAGACCTCCAAAGCGGTTCACGGACAAGAGCTAAAACTCTGCTGCATGTCTGGGTCTGTCTGCAGTCCCAGTAGATGGCCGCTTAGACGGCACTGCCATAGACAGCTACACGCGGCCCTTCTAGGCTATGTCTcgcttcccacccacccccaaggcAATTACCTCCATTTGACAGACAGAGACTCTTGATGGTAAGCCGACCAGATCGATTCTGCTTGAAcctggagaagggggaggagacaCAGCGAACTGAGCGGACTCACACCAATGCAGCAGCTGCAGATAAAAGCCCAAGAGGGAAAAAGGCCAGAAAGAACCCAGAACGATGCACTTCTCCCTTCTTAAGTGAGTGACGCCTGTGAGCTGCACAGAACTCATGGCTTCACTGACCTATAGAGCAGCTCCTGAGCGACGATATCGCCGTAGTCGTGAGACAACAGGTTGATCCTGCGGTTCTGGAGCCCCAGATGCCGAAGAAGCGCCTCCACGATGCTGGCCTGCTCGAATATGGAATAGTGATGCGGCCTCTAGGGAAGGAGAGCCCAGATACACAGGATGAAGTCACGGGGGCCGGTCGGCTGCCAacctgagcccccccccccaacactttCCCATTTCCACACGGCTTACCGGTTTGTCACTGAAGCCGAAGCCTAGGAAATCGAGGGCAATCACTCGATGAAACCTAAGGGTCAGACCTTCCCAGATCTACAAGAAAGAAAGGGATGGTTTGGTCTTTCTAATCCTGCTCCTCGTCTTCTCCAACCTACAGCAGCTTAACCTATCtcaggttaacaaacctgataaaggaaaaaatctcatGAAACCACCACAAGCCCACAGATGATCCTCTTGGAAAGTGCTTTATTCCTAGTAATTAATCTCCATTGAAGGAGGAACTCCAGCACTTTTTAACTTGGCAATGATCCCTCTCAGATTGCCAAAGACTTTTTTACTCCCTTACGGTAAATGAGAAACAGTTCTACATTTAATCCAATTTTATTAAGCAATTCAAATATGCAAGAGCTTTCCAGTGCTGACAACAAAATCCTTGATTCTGGATTTTTAAAGGTATAGTAGGACCTAGAAGTCTGATTTCATTACCTTGTACCAATCATAGCTGGACGTTGGAAAGCCGTGTAAAAGCACGACTATCTCCGGACTTCCCACCACACCCACAGAGTCTGGGAAGAAGGAACAGATCAGTTAGGCCAAGTCTCTATGAAAATAACCTTAGGATATGAAAGTCTAAGTAATCTGATATAAAGGACAATAAACCCTCAccaaattaaggaaattaatacatttctttttcaaatgcaaTCTTATTGTTTTAGGTAAGAACAGGCACTtgatgctttattttcctttattctgcatatttaaacattataaatatagctgatattttataataactttagatggagtataatctataaaaatatcgaCTAAtgttctacacctgaaactaaaataatgtaagtaaactgtacttcaatttttttaaatttaaatagcacaCCTTATACGAAAATACTTGAAGGCAGACTGCTTACTTTAACCCAGATTTCTAACTATTTTCCCACTTCTCCCCTTATTCTGTACCATTAATATGCAAACTGTTTTTCCACAATGAAGTCTGACAGTTTCAAGTATACTGTCGAAACTTAGATACTACAAATTCTTTGTACCTTATTTTTATATCATCACAAAAATTCTCTAAAATACAGTTACTCTTCCTCAGCCCGGTGTGCACCTCAGTTTATGCCATTTGTCCCACAGAGGAGACTCAAATCAAATATTAAAAGCATAATGTTCAACTATGACAAAAGTCTAACAGTTATAAAAAGGGTTAATCAACataaacatgaatatattttgcatgtgt
This Phacochoerus africanus isolate WHEZ1 chromosome 16, ROS_Pafr_v1, whole genome shotgun sequence DNA region includes the following protein-coding sequences:
- the MEST gene encoding mesoderm-specific transcript homolog protein isoform X1: MVRRDRLRRMREWWVQVGLLAVPLLAAYLHIPPPQLSPALHSWKSSGKFFTYKGLRIFYQDSVGVVGSPEIVVLLHGFPTSSYDWYKIWEGLTLRFHRVIALDFLGFGFSDKPRPHHYSIFEQASIVEALLRHLGLQNRRINLLSHDYGDIVAQELLYRFKQNRSGRLTIKSLCLSNGGIFPETHRPLLLQKLLKDGGVLSPILTRLMNFFVFSRGLTPVFGPYTRPSESELWDMWAGIRNNDGNLVIDSLLQYINQRKKFRRRWVGALASVSIPIHFIYGPLDPVNPYPEFLELYRKTLPRSTVSILDDHISHYPQLEDPMGFLNAYMGFINSF
- the MEST gene encoding mesoderm-specific transcript homolog protein isoform X2 — translated: MREWWVQVGLLAVPLLAAYLHIPPPQLSPALHSWKSSGKFFTYKGLRIFYQDSVGVVGSPEIVVLLHGFPTSSYDWYKIWEGLTLRFHRVIALDFLGFGFSDKPRPHHYSIFEQASIVEALLRHLGLQNRRINLLSHDYGDIVAQELLYRFKQNRSGRLTIKSLCLSNGGIFPETHRPLLLQKLLKDGGVLSPILTRLMNFFVFSRGLTPVFGPYTRPSESELWDMWAGIRNNDGNLVIDSLLQYINQRKKFRRRWVGALASVSIPIHFIYGPLDPVNPYPEFLELYRKTLPRSTVSILDDHISHYPQLEDPMGFLNAYMGFINSF